In one window of Desulfarculaceae bacterium DNA:
- a CDS encoding secondary thiamine-phosphate synthase enzyme YjbQ, which translates to MERISVKTQDHAEGVDITRQVQKIVAASGVRRGWCEVFVPHTTAAVMVNEAADPAVLSDIIATLDKLIPWRGDYRHMEGNSAAHLKSVLLGATVRLPVEDGRLSLGTWQGIFFMEFDGPRTRKAWVDVA; encoded by the coding sequence ATGGAGCGCATTAGCGTAAAGACCCAGGACCATGCCGAGGGCGTGGACATCACCCGCCAGGTGCAAAAGATCGTGGCCGCCTCCGGAGTGCGCCGGGGATGGTGCGAGGTTTTCGTGCCCCACACCACCGCCGCGGTGATGGTAAACGAGGCGGCGGACCCGGCGGTGCTTAGCGACATCATAGCCACCCTGGACAAGCTAATTCCCTGGCGCGGCGATTACCGCCACATGGAAGGCAACTCGGCGGCGCATCTGAAGAGCGTGTTGCTGGGGGCCACGGTGCGCCTGCCGGTGGAAGATGGCCGCCTGTCCCTGGGCACCTGGCAGGGCATTTTCTTCATGGAGTTCGACGGCCCGCGCACCCGCAAGGCGTGGGTGGACGTGGCTTGA